Below is a window of Christensenella minuta DNA.
AGGTTGCCGCCCGACCATTCAAAAAGAAAATGGAATACAGGCGCCAGTATACAGACCGCTATAGCACCGATTATTTCATACCGCCTCAACAGACTCTTGTCCCGCAATCGAATTTGGTTCATGATAAAATGCCTCCGAAGTTTTTATTACAGCACTTTACTTTGAATTAATATAATAAGGAATGCTGCATGCTTATGCAACAAAGAATACGCAACCCAAACGTTTTAGTTGTGAGATTCTTTATTACAGAAGCGATAAGAATATGATACCCACGTTTTCATGCTAATAAGCAATTTTATGTTTCAAACAACGGGCGGGATGCGCTATAATAAAAAAGTATGATACATGATATAAGAAAGGAAACTTATATGAATCTAGCGGAAAAATGCAGAAACAGGGTACTTATCTATGATGGCTCAAAGGGAGTAATGCTTCAACTTAAGGGCCTTTCGGGCGGAGACAGCGCCGAGGAATGGAATCTGACGCATCCGGAAAAGGTGAAAGAAGTGTATGGAAGCTATATTGCCGCCGGAGCCGATGTTATCCAAACGAATACATTTTGCGCAAACGCGCCGTCGCTGCAAAACCATGGACTGGAAGATAAACTTTATGAGATCAACTACGAAGGGGCGCGGCTTGCTCTTTCGTGTGCGGAAGGCACTGGCGTAGCGGTGGCGGCTTCCGCCGGCCCAACCGGTCAATTTTTTCAGCCGGCGGGGGACATGACCTTTGATTCGATGGTTGAGGTCTTCCGGCAGCAGCTTAGGCCCATGAAAGAGGCGGGCGTTTCCATCGTGAATTTTGAAACGTTTACCGACCTGAATGAAATGAGGGCGGCAATTGTCGCGGCAAAGGAGCTGGGCGGCCTCGAGATTATCTCCAGTATGACGTTCGAGGGAGAACGGACGATGTCCGGGAATACGCCGTCAGCGTGCGCTGTTACCTGTGCGGCTCTCGGTGCGGATATCGTGGGCGCAAATTGTTCAGGCGGGCCGGAGAGCCTTTTAGAGCCTATTCATGAAATGGGAGCGGCCGTGGATATACCGCTTTCCGTAAAGCCTAATGCGGGACTCCCGGAGATGGAGTCGGGAGTGGCCGTTTTCAAGCAGCAGCCGGAGGATTTCGCCCGCTCCGCGGCAGGCTTTATCGGTAACGGAGTGCGTCTGATCGGCGGATGCTGCGGCAGCGGGCCGGATCACATCCGGGCGCTGCGCGAGGAGATAGACCATATGGAATTACCGCAGGGAGAGCGCCGTACAGAGCAGATGCTTGCATCCGCATACGAAGCGGTGCCGGTCAGCGGAATTAAAACCGTGGAGATGAATGTGCATACGGACGGTATCCTTGCAGGGATGCAGAGCGGGGATTATTATTGCCTGATGGATGCGATCCCGCAGGATGCGGGAGAAGCGGATGCCGTAATCCTGGATTTTGGAGGGATGGAGGCGGACTTTGATCTATGGAGTTTTACCTCAACACTGTGTATGTTCCTGAAGAAGCCGGTGATTGTAAAGGCCGGCAATGCCGAAGTGGCGGAAGGCTTCCTGCGGTATTATGCGGGACGGGCGGGTCTTATGGCGGATGGCCTGAAAGAAACCTACGGGGCCATAAAATTGTAAAGAAAAAGCCGCTGCACGAGCGAAATGCAGCGGCTTTTTTGTCAGTCTCCCAGACAAATGCCAATATTGCGCGCCGCACGGACGATGTCGCTGTCCAGTGTGACCAGCTTCGTCTTTCCGGCAACGTCGGACAGTTTGTTTTCCGTGAGCCTTCCCTTTTGCAGGGCCACGGTATAGCCGAATTTTTTTTGATAGATCAGCTCCGCCGCCTGCACGCCGAATTTTGTCGAAAGCACACGGTCATATGCGCTGGGGCTGCCCCCGCGCTGGATATGGCCGGGAACCACAACGCGCGTTTCGATCCCGGTCGTTGCCTCAATCGCGTGGGCGAGCCGGGCCGATACCGACGTAAAACCTTCGGCTGAACGTTTTTCGCGGATTTCTTTTCGCTTCAAATCCACCTCGTCGTTCCTGACCGCGCCTTCCGCGATGGCGACGATAGAGAAGGCTTTACCGCGCTCCGCGCGTTTCCGCACCGCTTCAATCACCGTCTCACGGTCGTAAGGAATCTCTGGGATCACCACAACATCCGCGCCGCCCGCAACACCGGAATAAATTGTAAGCCATCCGGCCTTATTGCCCATCAGCTCCACCACCATCACACGGCCGTGACTTGCGGCTGTGGTATGGACGCGGTCGATCACATCCGTTGCGATATCGACGGCGGTATGAAAGCCAAAGGTAACATCTGTTCCCCAAAGGTCATTGTCGATGGTTTTCGGAAGACCAATGACATTGAGGCCCTCCTCGGAAAGAAGGTTCGCCGTCTTGTGCGTGCCGTTCCCGCCAAGCGTGCATAGGCAGTCGAGCCCCATTTTCTCGTAATTTTTCATCATGCTCGATACCTTATCAACGTTGTCGTCGCCGATTTTGCGCATATCCTTGAACGGAGTGCGCGCCGTGCCGAGGATCGTGCCGCCCAGCGTCAAGATACCTGAGAATTCGCTTTTGTCCATAACGCGGTAATCGCCCTTGATAAGGCCGGAATAACCGTCGGCAATGCCGATGATCTCTACGCCCTCCATGCGGTCGTATGCGGCGCGCGCAACGCCGCGGATCGCAGCGTTGAGCCCGGGGCAATCCCCGCCGCTCGTTAGGATGCCAATACGTTTCGTCATAATCTAATCCCCCCCTTTTCCCAAATAACGGAAGCGTCAAACACTGTTTTGCCTTCCGTTTTTCCACAGATATAAGATACGCCGTCCGCATCCCTGCGGTACAGGTCCACCGGCTGGCCCATATAGGCTTCGGCAATAAAATTGATCCTGAAATCGCGGATGGAATGATGCCTCAGGGTATCGAGATCAAAAAGCTCACAGATCCAGTCGGCATACTTCGCGTTGTTGAGATGGCTGTTCATATCCACTTCGCTGTACGCCACTGTACGCGTGCGGATAAGCTCCATATCGTCGGGAAGCTTGATCTTGCCGGGGTCGGGGAGGGCAGCGCCATGGGAAAGGTCGTAAGGATAATTCTCGCCGATATCCCCGGTACGGCAGAGGAAACGGCCCTTGATATTAAACAGCACCCACAGGGAAGTGGCGCGTCCCAGCTCTTCCCCCTGTGCATCGAAAAACATGGTGTGGCGCACAAAAAAGAGGCGTGTGGGCTTGCCCGGCCATGTCACGACCCGGATATCATCCATAAGGTCTGGATAACGTTTCATTTCAAGGTGCAGGCGGGTGAGCATCCATGCCATTCCGCGTTCCTCCACCAGTTCCTTCCTGCCGCAATGAACGGCGATGGCGTGGTCTTCGGCAATTTCCTGCATGCGTGTGAGGATGGCCGACGGCCTCCATTTTCCCCGCGTATCCACATCGTAAGCGCGTATCGTATAGTCTTGCTCCAACTTGGTAATAGTCATTTTGAATCTCTCCAGGATGCGATATTTTATGTTACTATTATACTAACACTTCATTTCAAAAAATGAAAGAAAAACAAAAGCCAGCCATGTGGCTGGCTTTTTTCAGCGCCTTTATACGCTTAAAAGCTTGTCAAGGAAGGCGCGGATACGCGCTTCCTTCGGATTCACCAGAAGTTCTTCCGGTGTGCCGCGTTCCAATATCCGCCCATCGTCCATAAATACTACCTGGCTTGCGACTTCCTTGGCAAAGCCCATTTCGTGGGTGACGATCAGCATCGTCATATGTTCTGCCGCGAGCTCCTTGATAACCTGCAGCACTTCGCCTGTAAGCTCTGGATCAAGCGCAGAGGTCGGCTCGTCAAAGCACAGGATATCAGGATCCATGGCGAGCGCCCGGGCAATCGCCACACGCTGGCTCTGGCCGCCGGAAAGTTCGCAGGGATAGGCGTCTGCACGATCTGCCAGTCCTACCTTTTTCAGCAGATCCATTGCGGCCGCTTCCGCTTTTTCCTTTGGAATGCGGTCCACGTTCATTGGTGCCAGCGTCAGGTTTTCCAATACATTGAGGTGGGGAAACAGATTGAAATTCTGAAACACCATGCCAAGATGCAGGCGTGCGTCGCGCAGCTGCTCGTCAGGGAGGTATTCAGTCGTCCCATCTTTCTCTTCGGCAATGGTAATGCCGTCAAGGATGATCTTGCCTTTTTCCGCTCGTTCCAAACAATTAATACAACGCAGCAGGGTGGACTTTCCGCTGCCAGACGGTCCGATAATCGCCATGGTTTCGCCTTTTTCGAGGGAAAGATCCACATCCTTTAAGACGTGTGTGCCACCAAAACTCTTGTTCAGTTTGCTTACTTCGAGTACGCTCATATGGTTCACCTTAAATCCTGTAATAATTCATGCGCTTTTCGATCTTTTTCAGTACGAGAGATACGATCGCATTGATAGCCAGATAGAAAACTGCCGCCGCGACCAATGGCATGATATTGGCCTCGCGCATGGATGCGGAATATGCGATCTTTAGCAAATCGCCGAGGGCGATGATGCTCACAAGGGCCGTATCCTTTACAAGATTGATTACCTCGTTCCCAAGGGAGGGAAGTACGATCTTAAATACCTGGGGGATTACAATCTTGCGCATTGTAAGGCCGCGGGAAAGCCCGAGAACGGAGGCGGCCTCATATTGGCCGCGGTTGATGGACTGGATACCGCCGCGGAAAATTTCGCTGAAATAGGCCGTATAATTGAGCACAAAAGAGAGAAGCGCAGATTCAAACCGCCCGATATGGATGCCCGCCAGATTGAGGCCGAAATACATAAATAGTACCTGAAGGATGAGGGGCGTACCGCGCATGACCACCAGATAAATATTATAGATGAATTTAGCAGGTTTGCTTTTCCCGAGACTTACATGCGAGCCGAGAAATCCGAGCGGAATCGAACAAACCAGCGTCAGCGCGAATAATGCCAAGGTTACGCCAAGACCCTGGGCAAGCTCTGCAAATGTACCAAGAATGTTCATAATGATACCTCTGATTCAAAAGATGAAAAATCGGGCAGTATCGCGAAACACTGCCCGGTTGATTCGGTTGCCGTAAAATTTAGAAGGTGGTAACGTCCTTGCCAAACCATTTCTCGCTCAGGTCGGCGGCGGTTCCGTCTTCTTTCATTTCACTAAGCGCCAGCATGATAGCGTCATGCAGCGCCTGATCGGACTTCCTGAACCCGATGCCATACTGTTCGGGAGACAGCGTCTCTTCAAGTATAACATATTTACCCGGCTCCTTGGCGAGGTAATAGTTCGCAACTACAAGGTCTACTGCAAGAGCGTCGGTCTGCCCGGAGGAAACGTCCATCAGCGCAGTTACGTTGTCCTTAAAGTCGATCTGCTCGCCGATAGAGGCAGCCAGTTCGGCATTGCTGGCAATTGCTTCCTGTGCGGAAGAGCCATCCTGAACCGCGACTTTTTTGCCCGCGAGGTCAGCAAGGGTCTTAATGGAGGAATCCGCAGGTACAACAACGACCTGTTCATTCTCCATATAGGGCTCGCTCATCAACACCTGCTCCTGACGTTCCGGGGTAATGGTGTATCCGTTCCAGATCATGTCGATGTTGCCGGATTCAAGCTCAAGCTCCTTTGCTTTCCAGTCGATTGCCTGAAGGTTGGCTTTTATGCCCATATGCTCGGCGACCGCCTGCGCAAGCTCAATATCAAACCCGGTCAGGTTGCCGTCCTCGTCCCGGAAGCCCATGGGCGGGAAGCTATCGTCGAGACCGACGACAAATTCGCCTTTATCCATAACGTTTTTCAGGGATTCATCACCGTTTTTGGCGGCTTCTTCCCCCAGCTTTACATATTCTTCATTGGCGGCGGGGGCGTCTTCCCCGCTTGCCGCAGGCGCACATCCTGCAAAAACGGAAGCCGCAAGGACGGCCACGAGCGCAATCAACAATATTCTTTTCATTTCATTCCTTCTCCTTGTGCCATAATTTTAGGTTACGATGATATTATAATTCATCGTGGTAAATTAGTAAAGGGATAACTTAAAAAATACGGGACAAATATATGGTAAAAAGCGTCCCGGCAGACGGAGCAAAAAATAAAAGCCGCTGCGTAAGCAGCGGCTTTTATAAGGTCCTGTTTTAATCGGCGTAGTTATCGAAGTATCCCTGTACCAGCACAACGGGAGTTCCCTTATCGCCGCTGCCGGAGGTCAGGTCGCACAGCGAACCAATCAGGTCGGTCAACCGGCGGGGCGTAGTGCCCTGCGATTCCATGGAACCCTTAAGATCCTGGTTTTTGTCCTTGATATACTGCCTGATTGCGGTATGGAGGTCTTCGCCTTCAAGATCTGCAAACTGATTATCCGCAAGATATTTCAGCTTAAGTTCATTGGGCGTGCCCATAAGCCCGACGGTGTGCGCGGGGGAAACGACAGGATCGGCCAATTCCCAGATTTTACCGACAGGGTCCTTGAACGCGCCGTCGCCGTATACCATAACTTCGACGGTTTTTCCTGTTTTTTCAAAGACCATATGCTGCACGGCATCTACAAATTCCTCGCACGACTGCGGAAACAGTTTTACCTTGTCTTCCGTTGACTTGTTGGAGCCAAGAATACCATATTTGGCGTTGAAGCCGCTGCCGTCAATGGGCTCCGCCATAATATCGTCGAGGGAATAAAGCGTTTTTACGCCTGCCGCCGTCAGCTTATTCTTGGAGCGCACGCGCGTATGGATGTCGCAGCAGAGCACGTGGTCGGTGTAAGGAAGAACCGCACATGGATCGTTCGCGAAAATGATTTCCACCTCTGCGCCCTCTTCGCGGATAAGGCCTTCGTAATAATCCACATAATCTACGCCCGTAAAAGGATGGAGGTTCACCCCGAACAGCTCGCGGTATTGCTCGAGCGTTAGCACGTCGCTCCACGGATTGACGCCTTTTTCCTCCACCTGATCCAGTGAAACAAGATGGTTGCCGACCTCATCCGAAGGGTAGGAGAGCATGAGGACGATTTTTTTCGCGCCCCTGGCAATCCCACGCAGGCAGATCGCAAAACGGTTGCGGGAAAGTATGGGAAAAATAACGCCGATCGTATTATCGCCGTACTTGGACCTGATATCGCTTGCAATATTGTCGACAGTGGCATAATTGCCCTGCGCACGGGCCACGACCGCTTCGGTCACGGCGATCACATCGCGGTCGTTCAGGGCAAAGCCGTCCTCCTTCGCGGCTTCAAGCACGCTCGAAACGACGATGGCGGCAAGATCATCGCCCTCGCGTATAATAGGAGTCCGGATCCCGCGTGAAACTGTTCCAACACATCTAGACATAATTCGCACCTCGAAATTGATTTATGTAAGGCTGTGGCGCCAAAAAACGCCTCTACTATTATAGCAGAGCAGGCCTTCCGGCACAATGCTTTTTGCAGTATGGAAGCGCCGGACAAAAAACAGACCGGCACGCAAGGCTGTTCTGCTTGCATCTTGCTTCGGTTCAGACCTTAAGCTCCGCATCAAAATCAAATAATGCAAAGTCGCATACGAGCCGCAGCAGAGTAAAACGGTTGCGGATGTAGCAGCAGACTTTCATGGTTTCTTTAAATTGTTCGTCCGTCATATTGATATCGTGATAGCTGGTATACCCGCCGATGGCCCGGAGCGTTTCCGTAAGCGCCTCGGCGGAGGGAACTTCGCCGGCAATCCGCAGGACTTCATCATAATTTTGTTCCAGAAGGCGGCGGTCAAGCTTCGCGGTAATGGTAGGCGTATTTTCCTTTTCAATCGCGGCAACGATTCCCGCAGGGTATTGCGCGTAATAGCCCTTGACACGTTCGATATCGAACTGGTTGGGAATGTTTTCTTTATAGATACGGCTCAGGCGCCGGGCAAATATGGGGTAATATTTCGCAGCCTGGATTGTTGCGATCCCCACTTTTTCGCCGTGAAGCGCCGCTCGGTTCACGCCTTCGACGGGTACGATTTCCAGGTAATGTGAAAAATGATGCTCAAAGCTCGACGCAGGCCGCGTAATCCCGACCATCTGCATCGCGACGCCTGAAAGCAGGAGGCCCTTCATCAGGATGCCGAAACTATCGATGTCGCCGCTGTTAATCTTTTCAATGTTCTGCACGATCATATCGACAGCCTCGATCGTAAGGTCGGCTACGAAAGGGCAAAAATATTCCCCGGTAATCAGATGGCCGATCTTCCAGTCGGCGATACTGATATATTTACTGAGCATATCGCCCACGCCGGAAGCAGTCATTTTTTTCGGGGCGGCGGCGACGACCTCAAGGTCCGCGACCACGGCGTTCGGCGCCTTGGCGGGCAGGGTGATCTTAGCTCCGTTCAGGGTCATCGCTGCGGAATTGGAAACGAAACCATCCACACTTGCGGCAGTTGGAACCACGATGAATGGAAGCTCCTGTTTGAAAGCGACATACCGGACAACATCGCAGATAACGCCGGAACCGACCGCCAAAAGAAGATCGTGGCCGCCGTCCCTCAGCGCTTGCGTCACCAGATCGATTTGCCGTTCGTCCGCGTGAATCTCATCGTCTGCAAGAATACAGGCGGGAACTTCGGGAAGCGCTGCGCCAAATTTCGGATATGCCGCCCTGTGAGTATTCCGGTCAAAGACAGCAAGGGGCTTTGCCGATGGGAACAGACGGGCAAGAAGCGCGGGCAATTTTTTCATAGCGTCTTTCTCCACAATATATTCGCGCGTTTGGAGCGTATGGTTTTTCCCACAGGCGCAGCCGCTGACATCCAATATTTCTTCAAACATATAAAGTGATCTCCCTCGTCAAAAAATTTGATCGTATCCATTGTACGGCAGGCGAAAGCGTTCGTCAAATGGCATTGCAAAAAAAGGATTTTACAGTATAATAATGAGAGAACATCAAAGCAATGAAAGGAACGCATATGCTGACTGCAAACGAGTTTATCAGGAAACATAAAATGGAATACACGTCCATTGACGTAAAAAACGAGATGGACACTTACATCGATGAAATGAAAAAGGGATTGTGCGGCGAGAAGAGTTCGCTGCTGATGATCCCTTCCTATATTACGCTGAAAAGCGAAGTGAAGCGGGAAAAACCGGTGATCTGCGTAGACGCGGGCGGGACGAATCTGCGCGTTGCGGTGGCGAAATTTTCCGAGGACGGCTCTTTTTGCACGGAGGAATTCCAGCGGTATTTGATGCCGGGTGTGGAAAAGGAACTTGAGGCCGAAGAATTTTTTGATATTTTGGCGGATTATATCCTGCCTTTTACGAAAATCACGAAAAATATTGTGATTTCATTCGCTTACCGGGCAAAAATACTGCCCGATATCGACTGCGAGATCGTAGAAATCACCAAAGAAGTCAAAGTGAAAAATGCAGGCGGAAAACTGCTGGGCAGAGAGATTTGCGCGGCCTTGGCGAAGAAGGGCGCGGACGGCTGTAATATCGTTGTGGTAAACGACTCCGTGGCAACGGCGCTTGCCGGAAAAGCGGAAAAACTGAACGACGGATACGGCTCCTTTACGGGGACGATACTTGGTACGGGAAGCAACAGCTGCTATATTGAATATATGCGCAACATCGCGAAGCTTGAAGGCGGCGAAGAGGGCCTGATGGTGATTAATACGGAGGCGGGCAGCTATAATAAGGTGCCGCGCAGCGATATCGATATTGCCTATGACGAAAGCACACAAAACCCTGGGATCGGGGTGTTTGAGAAAATGACCAGCGGCGGCTACTTGGGCCCCCTGTGTGATTTTACCCTGCGCACGGCGGCGCGGGAAGGTGTCTTTGAAAAAGGATTTTCCATGGCAGGGACGGTCTCGACCGTCGACGTGAACGCTTTCCTGACGGACGGGTCGGGCGCGCTGGGCAGATATTTTACGGCGGAAGCGGACCGGAACGCCGCACGGGAGATTTTGCTCAACATCGTCCTTCGCGCGGGCAGGTTCTTAGCCCTGCAGATGGCGGCGGTTGCGGTAAAGGCCGCGAAGGAAAACGACCGAGTATGTATGACCATTGAGGGAACGACCTATGAGAAAATGTTCGGACTCAAAAAGGAAGCGCTGACGGTTCTGCTTCCGTATCTTGATTCGATCGGCATCAAGGCAGACGTAATCAGCGTGGAAAATGCGGTGCTCAAGGGATGCGCGATTGCCGGGCTTTCGCGTTAACGGCGCGGTACTGAAATAAATTTAATAACGGTTGCATATTGTAATTGAGGCCGGTTTATAATATGATATAGAAAGATCGAAATTTTGCTTCTGACCACAAGGAGAAATCTGAGTGAGAGGACGGCGTTTGAAATAGCGATATTTTATCAGCTGTCTTTTCGTTTGGAAAGGCAGCTTTTTTATCGGCTGGAAACAGGAGAGGATATGGCGCTTTATACGCTGGGAAATCATACGCTTGATACGCAGCATCCGGATATGGATGTTCTCACCGCGCTGATCGGAGACGAGGGCGTGGATGCGGAACTATTCCATGAGGCCAACCGCGTTAAAACCGAGGAATTCGGCAGCAAAGTTTTTGTGCGGGGGATCATAGAATTTTCCAACTATTGCCGTTGCACCTGTGCCTACTGCGGGATCAGTGCGCAGATGGTACATGCTAAACGGTATCGTATGCCTCCGGATGAATTGACAGACGCCGCCGTCCGCGCGGCGGAAACGTACCGCACCGTGATCCTGCAAAGCGGGGAAGACCGTTTTTACACAGCGGAAATGCTCGCGGATATTGTGCGGCGGATCAAACAAAGGGCAAATTGTGCGGTAACTTTATCGATTGGAGAACGGACTCTCGAAGAATACCGGCTGATGCGGGAAGCAGGGGCGGATCGGTTTTTGCTGAAGCACGAGACGGCAAATGCGGTGCTTTATGAATCTTTGCATGGGGTACCGCTCGAAACGCGGCTTGACGCCCAGCGCAGGATCAGGGCGCTCGGCTTTGAACTCGGCGGGGGATTCATGGTCGGCCTTCCGGGGCAGACGGACGAGACGCTTGCACAGGACCTGATGACGCTTGTATACGAAGGGGTAGAAATGGCGGGGATCGGGCCGTTTATCGCCCATCCGGATACAGAACTCGGCGGTGCGCCGGACGGGGACCCGCATAAGACGCTTAAAGTGCTTGCGCTGGCGCGGCTCCTTCTTCCAAAATGCCACCTGCCGTCTACAACGGCACTCAATGTCAAAGGGGGAATGAAAAACGCGCTGCTCTGCGGTGCGGACGTCATCATGCAGAAAGCGACGCCTTTTGAGTATAGAAAACTTTACGATATTTACCCGGGCAGGGATGCGCTGGAGGTGCCGCTCGAAGAACAATATGAAACATTAAGGAAAAGGCTTGCGGAGTTTGGATTATCCGCAGAATAGGGGGAAAGTATGTACAATGTAATGGGGAAAACAGCCGCCGAGTTTATGGACAACGCTGAAATAGAGCGTTCGCTTGCGGCGGCAAGGGAAAAAGCAAAGGACAAAAAGGAAGTAGAGCGTATCATCCATAAGGCGAGCGGCTTTGGCGGGCTGACGCACGAGGAAGCCGGAACCTTAAGCTATGTGGAAGATAAAGAACTGATCGAAAAGATGTTCGCCGCGGCAAAGCAAATCAAAAAGCATATTTACGGGAATCGTATCGTGATGTTCGCACCGCTCTATCTTTCGGACTACTGCGTCAATGAATGCCGTTACTGCGGTTATCATCATTCCTCGTGTATGGAACGCAAAAAACTTACACAGGAAGAGATTGTGCAGGAGGTCAGGGCGCTCGAAAAGATGGGGCACAAGCGGCTTGCGCTCGAAACGGGTGAAGACCCGAAGAACTGCCCGCTTGATTATGTGCTTGAGAGCATCAAAACGATCTATTCCATCCATTTTGACAATGGAGCGATCCGCCGCGTGAATGTGAATATAGCGGCGACGACGGTTGAAAACTATAAGCGGCTTAAGGAAGCGGGAATCGGGACTTATATCCTGTTCCAGGAGACCTATCATAAGCCGACGTACGAGCTGCAGCATCCGAAAGGGCCGAAGAGCAACTATGAATACCACACGACTGCGCACGACCGCGCCATGGAGGCGGGGATCGACGATGTGGGACTTGGTGTGCTGTACGGCCTTTATGACTGGCATTTTGACATTGTGGGGCAGATCATGCATGCGGAGCATCTGGAGGCGGTATTCGGCGTAGGCCCGCACACGATTTCCATGCTGCGCATCCGTGATGCGGGAGACGTCAAGAAAACAGATTACGAGCATGCAGTGTCGGATGACGATTATAAGAAGATCGTCGCGATCATGCGTATGACAGTTCCGTATACGGGAATGATTCTTTCCACGCGCGAGGGCGGCGCGTACCGTGACAGCGTGATCGAGCTCGGCATTTCCCAGGTGAGCGCGGGCAGCGCGACGGGTGTGGGCGGTTATACGATCAAAACACAGCAGCCGCAATTCGAGATCGAGGACCACCGGACGCCGATCGAAATGACGAAGGAATTGATCCGGGACGGCTATATCCCGAGTTTCTGTACGGCGTGCTACCGGCAGGGCCGGACCGGAGACCGGTTTATGCGCCTTGCGAAAACAGGACAGATCGGCAATATATGCCAGCCGAATGCGCTTTTGACGCTTAAGGAATATGCGGTGGATTACGGCGATGATGAATTTAAGCAAATGGCGAACGAATTGATTGAACGTCAGCTGGAAGAGATTCCTAACGATGCGGTGCGGGAAAAAGCGAAGGGCTATATAGCAAAGATCGAAAACGGGGAACGTGATTTCCGGTTCTGATTATAAAATGGCCGGCGGCGGTAGCGGGGAAGGAGCTGTATTTGCCGGTCCCTTGCATCCGTCCTGGTGATTTCGTGAAAAGCTGTGATTGAGAGGTAGCAGGCATGTCTAATTTAGATGAAACGCCGAGGGCAAACCGGCTTCATGTTGCGTTTTTCGGCAAGACCAACGCGGGAAAATCAAGCACGATCAACGCCATAACAGGGCAGGAAATCGCCCTTGTTTCGGATGTTGCGGGCACAACGACCGACCCGGTCTATAAAGCCATGGAGCTT
It encodes the following:
- a CDS encoding acyl-[acyl-carrier-protein] thioesterase produces the protein MTITKLEQDYTIRAYDVDTRGKWRPSAILTRMQEIAEDHAIAVHCGRKELVEERGMAWMLTRLHLEMKRYPDLMDDIRVVTWPGKPTRLFFVRHTMFFDAQGEELGRATSLWVLFNIKGRFLCRTGDIGENYPYDLSHGAALPDPGKIKLPDDMELIRTRTVAYSEVDMNSHLNNAKYADWICELFDLDTLRHHSIRDFRINFIAEAYMGQPVDLYRRDADGVSYICGKTEGKTVFDASVIWEKGGIRL
- a CDS encoding homocysteine S-methyltransferase family protein translates to MNLAEKCRNRVLIYDGSKGVMLQLKGLSGGDSAEEWNLTHPEKVKEVYGSYIAAGADVIQTNTFCANAPSLQNHGLEDKLYEINYEGARLALSCAEGTGVAVAASAGPTGQFFQPAGDMTFDSMVEVFRQQLRPMKEAGVSIVNFETFTDLNEMRAAIVAAKELGGLEIISSMTFEGERTMSGNTPSACAVTCAALGADIVGANCSGGPESLLEPIHEMGAAVDIPLSVKPNAGLPEMESGVAVFKQQPEDFARSAAGFIGNGVRLIGGCCGSGPDHIRALREEIDHMELPQGERRTEQMLASAYEAVPVSGIKTVEMNVHTDGILAGMQSGDYYCLMDAIPQDAGEADAVILDFGGMEADFDLWSFTSTLCMFLKKPVIVKAGNAEVAEGFLRYYAGRAGLMADGLKETYGAIKL
- a CDS encoding amino acid ABC transporter ATP-binding protein produces the protein MSVLEVSKLNKSFGGTHVLKDVDLSLEKGETMAIIGPSGSGKSTLLRCINCLERAEKGKIILDGITIAEEKDGTTEYLPDEQLRDARLHLGMVFQNFNLFPHLNVLENLTLAPMNVDRIPKEKAEAAAMDLLKKVGLADRADAYPCELSGGQSQRVAIARALAMDPDILCFDEPTSALDPELTGEVLQVIKELAAEHMTMLIVTHEMGFAKEVASQVVFMDDGRILERGTPEELLVNPKEARIRAFLDKLLSV
- a CDS encoding amino acid ABC transporter substrate-binding protein; translation: MKRILLIALVAVLAASVFAGCAPAASGEDAPAANEEYVKLGEEAAKNGDESLKNVMDKGEFVVGLDDSFPPMGFRDEDGNLTGFDIELAQAVAEHMGIKANLQAIDWKAKELELESGNIDMIWNGYTITPERQEQVLMSEPYMENEQVVVVPADSSIKTLADLAGKKVAVQDGSSAQEAIASNAELAASIGEQIDFKDNVTALMDVSSGQTDALAVDLVVANYYLAKEPGKYVILEETLSPEQYGIGFRKSDQALHDAIMLALSEMKEDGTAADLSEKWFGKDVTTF
- a CDS encoding 6-phosphofructokinase yields the protein MTKRIGILTSGGDCPGLNAAIRGVARAAYDRMEGVEIIGIADGYSGLIKGDYRVMDKSEFSGILTLGGTILGTARTPFKDMRKIGDDNVDKVSSMMKNYEKMGLDCLCTLGGNGTHKTANLLSEEGLNVIGLPKTIDNDLWGTDVTFGFHTAVDIATDVIDRVHTTAASHGRVMVVELMGNKAGWLTIYSGVAGGADVVVIPEIPYDRETVIEAVRKRAERGKAFSIVAIAEGAVRNDEVDLKRKEIREKRSAEGFTSVSARLAHAIEATTGIETRVVVPGHIQRGGSPSAYDRVLSTKFGVQAAELIYQKKFGYTVALQKGRLTENKLSDVAGKTKLVTLDSDIVRAARNIGICLGD
- a CDS encoding amino acid ABC transporter permease, with protein sequence MNILGTFAELAQGLGVTLALFALTLVCSIPLGFLGSHVSLGKSKPAKFIYNIYLVVMRGTPLILQVLFMYFGLNLAGIHIGRFESALLSFVLNYTAYFSEIFRGGIQSINRGQYEAASVLGLSRGLTMRKIVIPQVFKIVLPSLGNEVINLVKDTALVSIIALGDLLKIAYSASMREANIMPLVAAAVFYLAINAIVSLVLKKIEKRMNYYRI
- a CDS encoding coenzyme F420-0:L-glutamate ligase, whose product is MSRCVGTVSRGIRTPIIREGDDLAAIVVSSVLEAAKEDGFALNDRDVIAVTEAVVARAQGNYATVDNIASDIRSKYGDNTIGVIFPILSRNRFAICLRGIARGAKKIVLMLSYPSDEVGNHLVSLDQVEEKGVNPWSDVLTLEQYRELFGVNLHPFTGVDYVDYYEGLIREEGAEVEIIFANDPCAVLPYTDHVLCCDIHTRVRSKNKLTAAGVKTLYSLDDIMAEPIDGSGFNAKYGILGSNKSTEDKVKLFPQSCEEFVDAVQHMVFEKTGKTVEVMVYGDGAFKDPVGKIWELADPVVSPAHTVGLMGTPNELKLKYLADNQFADLEGEDLHTAIRQYIKDKNQDLKGSMESQGTTPRRLTDLIGSLCDLTSGSGDKGTPVVLVQGYFDNYAD